A genomic region of Bactrocera dorsalis isolate Fly_Bdor chromosome 3, ASM2337382v1, whole genome shotgun sequence contains the following coding sequences:
- the LOC105233126 gene encoding centrosomal protein of 131 kDa — MDLCLRGSQINLVERQKPRPKYSSQTNLYQPPSGNNPNNYNTRARPRSAQFFTKRSRSSPFLHRPQSAELSQFGAGAGVGAVSSSSFGVGRSSGGNCGQYQGRGGEYVTDKLSKTKRYQSISSSSLLKLLLDEPIKRSWLCRGSVSSPETQSEQSSARKQTSAYNDYNKRTRTDTSSAESERYRKAQTGGVENHRFTMSASTSRLSSGNSVSSYTREKSAGSTASTTSLRATDYWHTSNTTTQTSMLQKQAKPDLPGRVSFSKPNAGLQYEADLSLSDGENENQKSHEFTATTKNAPNNASISEPGPVIPASVSFNSKREFAAPTLTCGELATSAGAKKSVHFGATAGGGGILAETYEYPKCPSENCSCSTRSSSTASSTQDVGAEGKCTCDSPTCKLSAERMLRRSSLTDLDDKMDFTVKGNGQKTNAVAEELQVIRDYKNVVGDQLENSVVKQILEEDNTKFGAYDNSHNTLEMPTYLDKYVSPSKSNVYSDKPNNLTETKPSTNFKNGAKKHLVGSTANELNKMDNHLENNFKSQAAYAPTSDTVINNYLKVAATTPLMIKKKENNRPSSGEKQVQNKENKSVTAASKSQPTYSKSNGNTKLKKATSFGSLREDSNLTEFNIDKVDSWMSMHGESMNQQKTLAKHKSLDADFEKLTGSELEEDGHAEDILNERDGDSASQVSTKSDGESTYDEIVSVIKEIDEDKKKDNYAERAANELELKLNTTPDTVTLPASGEQKTAETSKSPDKYKDILSYLDTVEDSCDRTLLETRRSIPESNRSEIEFVVEPDIAEDVPKLADLLMLPNHQLARRVMALSLRANELANAVYLSKEHVMKVRTEKQKSIRTEKATAANRLREQKKHYETIVKRHQGFIEQLLKDKGSLCEKVAALTRRLESQNQAWEHKLETEVARVKETTLAGEKIRRERWVRENTKKIKELTVKGLEAEINKMTCNHQREVNELKQAHQQQLLDSLEEARLKHEQIENSIRESCAQDRESIIEKERLAIRERFERQLDEERKCFDEQRQKLVEDFNAERTRLQNELKMKDADFQARRQELQREKEVELEQTVAELQEKMFKQEEKYQNRINTIEKQYEADFELWKRDYENECKVSQVEKENAIRQHYRAERDRQIDAIVSRMDTEALKHAEEHEAKLNRLKEKYEKDLQLVENAERSLREKYTDTRSSLAEADAKVRNSEAEIKQLKMELEHSKKMCNDFLAERDQLRDNLRNEVQSEVAVIKSERDTEIQKIHKRVQQAIEKKDATIDLLQKENGSLRERCLKLEAVIRQQRKDYCVK, encoded by the exons ATGGATTTATGCCTGCGAGGGTCGCAG ATTAATCTAGTTGAACGTCAGAAACCACGTCCCAAATATAGCTCGCAAACGAATTTGTATCAACCGCCAAGCGGCAATAATCCTAACAACTACAACACACGCGCACGTCCGCGTTCGGCACAATTCTTTACGAAACGCAGTCGCTCCTCGCCATTTCTCCATCGTCCCCAATCGGCGGAGCTCAGTCAGTTCGGTGCTGGTGCCGGTGTTGGTGCTGTTAGTAGTAGTAGTTTTGGTGTTGGACGCAGTTCGGGTGGCAATTGTGGTCAGTATCAAGGACGTGGTGGCGAGTACGTGACGGACAAATTGAGCAAAACC AAGCGCTATCAATCTATCTCTTCTTCGAGTTTGTTAAAATTATTGCTCGACGAGCCCATAAAGCGTTCCTGGCTGTGCCGCGGTAGTGTCTCCTCACCAGAAACGCAATCGGAACAGAGTAGTGCCAGGAAGCAGACATCGGCATATAACGATTACAATAAGAGAACGCGCACGGACACTAGTAGTGCTGAGAGTGAGCGGTACCGCAAAGCGCAAACAGGCGGCGTAGAGAATCACAGATTTACAATGAG CGCCTCAACCTCGCGCCTATCGAGCGGTAATTCGGTTTCGAGTTATACGCGTGAAAAGTCTGCCGGTTCCACCGCATCTACCACTTCACTACGTGCCACTGACTATTGGCATACAAGTAATACAACTACGCAGACATCAATGCTACAGAAGCAAGCCAAACCCGATCTTCCGGGACGTGTGTCCTTCTCTAAGCCCAATGCGGGCTTGCAATACGAAGCAGACCTTAGTCTTAGCGATGgcgaaaatgaaaatcaaaagtCACATGAATTTACAGCAACCACAAAGAATGCTCCAAACAATGCTTCCATTTCGGAACCAGGTCCTGTCATACCGGCTTCAGTCAGCTTCAACAGTAAACGTGAATTCGCTGCGCCAACTTTAACGTGTGGCGAGCTCGCCACCTCGGCTGGTGCTAAGAAATCCGTGCATTTCGGCGCAACTGCTGGTGGCGGCGGCATACTCGCCGAAACCTATGAATATCCAAAGTGTCCATCGGAGAATTGTTCGTGTAGCACGCGCAGTTCATCGACGGCAAGCAGCACCCAAGACGTTGGTGCGGAGGGCAAGTGCACTTGTGACTCGCCCACTTGTAAATTGAGCGCTGAGCGTATGTTGCGACGTTCGAGTCTAACAGATTTGGACGATAAAATGGACTTTACTGTAAAGGGTAATGGTCAGAAGACAAACGCCGTCGCAGAAGAACTGCAGGTTATACGTGATTACAAAAATGTCGTCGGCGATCAGCTAGAGAACTCGGTGGTTAAGCAGATACTCGAGGAGGATAATACCAAATTTGGTGCCTACGACAACTCGCATAATACACTCGAAATGCCCACATACTTGGATAAGTATGTATCACCAAGCAAATCGAATGTTTACTCAGACAAACCGAATAACCTGACTGAAACGAAACCAtcaactaattttaaaaatggcGCTAAAAAGCATCTAGTTGGCAGCACTGCCAATGAGCTCAACAAAATGGATAAtcatttggaaaataatttcaagtcGCAGGCTGCATATGCGCCTACCAGCGATACAGTCATCAATAATTACTTGAAAGTTGCAGCCACCACACCGCTGATGATCAAGAAGAAGGAAAATAATCGGCCGAGCTCCGGTGAAAAGCAGGTCCAAAACAAGGAAAACAAATCGGTAACTGCAGCGTCGAAGAGTCAACCAACGTATAGCAAAAGCAATGGCAATACTAAGCTGAAGAAAGCGACGAGTTTTGGCAGTCTACGTGAAGACTCCAATTTAACTGAGTTCAATATAGACAAAGTCGATAGCTGGATGTCTATGCATGGCGAGAGCATGAATCAGCAGAAAACGCTTGCGAAACACAAGTCTTTAGACGCCGACTTCGAGAAGCTTACAGGTAGTGAATTGGAGGAAGACGGACATGCGGAAGATATTTTAAATGAGCGCGATGGCGACAGCGCATCGCAAGTGTCTACCAAGTCGGACGGGGAATCCACGTATGATGAGATCGTCTCGGTGATTaaagagattgatgaagacaAAAAGAAAG ATAACTATGCGGAGCGGGCAGCTAACGAGTTGGAGCTCAAGCTCAATACAACACCAGACACGGTTACATTGCCTGCCTCAGGTGAGCAGAAGACTGCTGAGACGAGCAAGTCGCCGGACAAATACAA AGACATCCTCAGCTACTTAGATACTGTCGAAGATAGTTGTGATCGCACATTGCTTGAGACACGTCGTTCCATACCGGAGTCTAATCGCTCCGAAATCGAATTTGTCGTCGAACCTGATATAGCCGAAGATGTGCCGAA ACTAGCCGATCTACTAATGCTGCCCAATCATCAGCTCGCACGTCGCGTCATGGCTTTAAGTTTGCGTGCCAACGAACTCGCCAATGCCGTTTATCTCTCCAAAGAACATGTGATGAAAGTGCGTACGGAGAAGCAGAAATCTATACGCACTGAGAAAGCGACTGCTGCGAATCGCTTGCGTGAGCAGAAGAAACATTACGAGACGATTGTAAAGCGACATCAGGGTTTTATAGAGCAG TTACTCAAGGACAAGGGCTCACTTTGCGAGAAAGTCGCTGCTCTCACGCGCCGCTTAGAGAGTCAAAATCAAGCTTGGGAGCACAAATTGGAAACAGAGGTAGCGCGCGTCAAGGAAACAACTTTGGCTGGCGAGAAGATCAGGCGTGAGCGTTGGGTGCGTGAGAACACGAAGAAGATTAAG GAGCTCACTGTGAAGGGCTTAGAGGCGGAAATTAATAAGATGACTTGCAATCATCAACGTGAAGTCAACGAACTTAAGCAGGCACATCAGCAACAGCTATTGGACTCACTGGAAGAGGCGCGTCTCAAACACGAACAGATTGAGAATTCTATACGTGAGTCCTGTGCACAAGATCGTGAGTCGATTATTGAAAAGGAACGGCTGGCAATACGCGAAAG ATTCGAGCGTCAGTTAGACGAGGAGCGCAAATGTTTCGACGAGCAGCGACAAAAACTCGTAGAAGACTTCAATGCTGAACGTACACGCCTACAGAACGAGCTGAAGATGAAAGACGCCGATTTCCAAGCGCGTAGACAGGAGCTACAACGCGAGAAAGAAGTCGAGTTGGAACAAACGGTCGCCGAGTTGCAGGAGAAGATGTTCAAACAAGAGGAGAAATATCAG AATCGCATCAACACTATTGAGAAACAGTACGaagccgattttgagctttgGAAGCGTGACTACGAGAACGAATGCAAGGTGTCGCAAGTTGAGAAGGAGAATGCGATCCGTCAACACTATCGTGCCGAACGTGATCGACAAATCGATGCTATTGTCAGTCGCATGGACACCGAGGCGCTGAAACATGCCGAAGAGCATGAGGCCAAATTAAA TCGTTTGAAGGAGAAGTATGAAAAGGACCTGCAGTTGGTTGAGAATGCAGAGCGTTCACTGCGTGAGAAATACACAGATACGCGTAGTTCTTTGGCGGAAGCTGACGCCAAAGTACGAAACTCCGAAGCGGAGATAAAGCAGTTGAAAATGGAGTTGGAACACAGCAAGAAG ATGTGCAATGACTTCTTGGCCGAACGCGATCAACTCCGTGATAATTTACGCAACGAAGTTCAGAGCGAGGTGGCCGTGATCAAATCGGAGCGCGATACCGAAATACAAAAGATACACAAGAG GGTACAACAAGCGATAGAGAAGAAGGATGCCACCATTGACTTGCTGCAGAAAGAAAATGGCAGCCTGCGTGAGCGCTGTCTTAAGCTGGAGGCGGTCATCAGGCAACAGCGCAAGGACTACTGTGTGAAGTGA